A region of the Gemmobacter fulvus genome:
GCGGCTGGCCTGCGTGCATCTGCTGCAGACGCGCGACCACCTCGTCCGTTTCCTCCAGAAACAGGTCGATCACTTCGGCAAAGCCGTCTTCCCCCACTTCGGATCGCAGATCCGCCACCCTGTCCCAATCAATCATCATATCCCCCGGCCCAAGGCCCTCCTGATCCCACACCGCCCGAGAATGGCGGCGCGGGGTTTAACAATCGGTTAGGCCCGCCGCGATCTTCCTGCACAATTTTAGGCTTCACGCTCTGTTAAGGGATGGCATCAACACTGCCCCCGTGACGGAAAGCGGAGCGAGCGCGGTGGCCGATACGATTCAAAGCAGGGCCCTTGTGCCGCGTGCCAGTCTGGCGCCGCGCCGCGTGCTGGTGGTGGATGACAGCAAGGCGCAGCGCAAGATCCTGTCTATGTCTCTGCTGCGCTGGGGCTATCAGGTGATCGAGGCGGGCTGCGGAGAGGAGGCGCTGGCACTGTGTTCGGCGACGGCGTTCGATATCGTGATTTCCGATTGGGTGATGCCCGGCATGTCAGGCATTGATTTCTGCCGCCAGTTCAGGGCCTTGCCGCATGAGGCCTATGGTTATTTCATCCTGCTCACCTCGAAATCCGGGAAGGGCGAGGTGGCGCATGGGCTGGATGTCGGGGCGGATGATTTTCTGACAAAACCCGTCAATGCGGATGAGTTGCACGCCCGCCTGCGCGCGGGCGAGCGGATTCTGGGGATGCAGCGCGAGCTGGTCGACAAGAACCGGCTGATCGGCACAACGCTGGCGGAATTGCAGAAACTCTATGATTCGCTGGACCGCGATCTGATCGAGGCGCGCAAGTTGCAGCAGACGCTTGTGCGCGAGCGGCACCGCGATTTCGGGCGGGGCACAGCGTCAATCCTGCTGAAACCTTCGGGCCATGTCGGCGGCGATCTGGTCGGATTTTTCGAGATCAGCGCCCGCCGCATCGCGCTTTATTCGGTGGACGTGTCGGGGCATGGCGTGGCCTCGGCCATGATGACGGCGCGGCTGGCGGGGCTGTTGTCGGGGGCCTCACCGGATCAGAATATCGCGCTGACCGGCGGAACCGAGGGGCAGCGCGACGCCTGGCCGCCCGAAATGGTGGCGGCGCGGTTCAACCGGATGATGCTGGAGGACATGCAGGTGGAGCAGTATTTCACCATGGCCTATGCCGAGGTGGATCTGCAAACCGGGCGGGTGCAGATGGTGCAGGCGGGCCATCCCCATCCGCTGCTGATCCGGCAGGATGGCACGATCGAACAGCTGGGTCAGGGCGGCCTGCCGATCGGCCTGCTGCCCAATGTGGTGTTTCATCGGATCGAGGCGCGGCTCCGGCCGGGTGACCGGCTGTTTCTGGTGTCAGACGGGGTTACCGAATGTCCTGCGCCAGACGGGCAGGAACTCGGTGCCGAGGGCCTGATCGAGATATTGGCGCGAAATGAAGGGCTTGAGGCACAGGCGCTGCTGGAGGCGCTGGTCTGGAACCTGAACAGCCATGCAGGCGGGCAGGATTTCCCCGATGATGTGTCGGGCGTGTTGTTCCACTATCGCGGCTGATGCAGGGCCTGCGCCAGAAAGGCGCGGTCGCCCGCATTGCCCAGACGGGCCAGCGCCTCGTCTG
Encoded here:
- a CDS encoding PP2C family protein-serine/threonine phosphatase, translating into MADTIQSRALVPRASLAPRRVLVVDDSKAQRKILSMSLLRWGYQVIEAGCGEEALALCSATAFDIVISDWVMPGMSGIDFCRQFRALPHEAYGYFILLTSKSGKGEVAHGLDVGADDFLTKPVNADELHARLRAGERILGMQRELVDKNRLIGTTLAELQKLYDSLDRDLIEARKLQQTLVRERHRDFGRGTASILLKPSGHVGGDLVGFFEISARRIALYSVDVSGHGVASAMMTARLAGLLSGASPDQNIALTGGTEGQRDAWPPEMVAARFNRMMLEDMQVEQYFTMAYAEVDLQTGRVQMVQAGHPHPLLIRQDGTIEQLGQGGLPIGLLPNVVFHRIEARLRPGDRLFLVSDGVTECPAPDGQELGAEGLIEILARNEGLEAQALLEALVWNLNSHAGGQDFPDDVSGVLFHYRG